CCCCGCCGACGGGCACGCTGCGGGACCGTGCAGTCTACTGTAGCCCTTCGTCCTGTGACAAGAGTGACGCCAGCAGCAGGCCCTGGCGCTCACGTACCCGTGCAAGCCGAGTGCGCTGACCGCGCACCAGTGCTTCGAGCTCGGCCAGGGCGGTGGCGAAGTCGTCGTTGATGATCACGTGGGCATATTCGTCAAAGTGCGACATCTCGCTGATGGCGTCGCGCATGCGCCGCTCGATGATCGCCTCGTCGTCGGTGCCGCGGCCGGCCAGCCGTGCACGCAGCGCGGCCCGAGACGGCGGCAGGATGAACACGGATTCGGCCTCGGGCATCTGGGCGCGGACCTGACGGGCGCCCTGCCAGTCGATCTCCAGGATCACGTCTTCGCCGGCTGCCAGGCGGGCTTCCACCGCCGGGCGCGAGGTGCCGTAGTAGTTATCGAAGACGCGGGCGTGCTCGAAGAACTCGCCGCGCTCGATCATCTCCTCGAAGCGTTCGCGGTCGACGAAGTGGTAGTTGACGTCGTCGACCTCGCCCGGGCGCTTCTCGCGGGTGGTGTGCGAGACCGAGACGCCGATGCCGTCTAGATGCTCGAGCAGGGCCTTGACCAGGCTGGTCTTGCCGGCCCCGGAGGGGGCGGAAACGATATAGAGGGTGCCTTGGGGCATGAGCGAGGTCCCTGACGTTGACAGCTGAAGAGCGAGCGGCTCGGAAAGGCGCGAAGTATCGCATAGATTGGCCCTTGCTCTACAGCATCCCGGTTCGGCCATCCTGCCTCAGGCGGCGAGGGGCCCTCGATCATGATGATGCGGGTCAGGCCGAACGTCACCCGGTTTATCACAGGGGCGCCCTGCTCGACGGGGGGCGTGGCCACCAGGGCGGCGCCCCCGACGCAGGCGCCGTATTGAGGATGGCCCCGGACCCGTGGCCCATATCGTCGGCGAGGAGTTCGAGGACGTACTGGGCGGCCACCGAATTGCCGCGCTCATCCAGCGCCGGTGACCAGGCGCAGACCGAGAAACAGCCCGGGACAATGGCGATGATCCCGCCGCCTACCCCACTCTTGGCCGGTAGGCCGGCCCGGTAGGCGAAGTCGCCCGCCGCGTCGTACATGCCGCAGGTGAACAGCAGCGAATTGATCCGCCGGGACAGGTCGGACGCGATGAACTGCTCGCCCAGGGGGCGGGCGTATCCCCCGGCGGCCAGGAAGTTGAAGGCCCGGGCGAGGTCGACGCAGCTCATGGACAGTGCACAGCAGGAGAAATAGGCCTGCAGGACGGCGTCCACGTCGTTGTCCAGATGGCCGAAGGCCTGCATCAGGTAGGCCATGGCGGCGTTGCGGGCTCGATGCTGCCATTCGGAGGCCTGCACGCCTTCGTCGATGTGGATCGTCGGGTTGGCGGACAGTCGGCGGGCGAC
Above is a window of Halomonas sp. I5-271120 DNA encoding:
- the gmk gene encoding guanylate kinase gives rise to the protein MPQGTLYIVSAPSGAGKTSLVKALLEHLDGIGVSVSHTTREKRPGEVDDVNYHFVDRERFEEMIERGEFFEHARVFDNYYGTSRPAVEARLAAGEDVILEIDWQGARQVRAQMPEAESVFILPPSRAALRARLAGRGTDDEAIIERRMRDAISEMSHFDEYAHVIINDDFATALAELEALVRGQRTRLARVRERQGLLLASLLSQDEGLQ